TTTCTCCATCTCGCCTGCAACCAGAGCGGGGCGATCCGCGTTATGCTCGAAAAGGGAGTGTGCGTCATGATGGCTTCGGGAAACAGGCTCTTTTCGAACGGCGCTTCGCGCCTCGTCGCCGCAGCGATCGTCGTCACCGGATTTTGCGCCGCGGTCGCCGCCGCGCCGGCCGTCGCGCCGCTCCACAAGTCCGCCGCCGCCCCCGTCCATCGCGCCAATTTCGGCGAGGGCGCGAGCGCGCTGCGCCCGTTCGGCCAGGGCGCCGCGATTCACGTCGATCGCGCCTATGGCGACGAGGATGAAGATTGCGTGCTCGCGGTCACCAAGGTCGAGGATGCGGACGGCCGCGTCAGCGTCACGCGCGGCGTCGCCTGCGCGCATTGAGGTCTAGAGCGCTTTCCGATCGAACGGAATCGGATGGCGCCCTAGCGTTCAGCGCCCGACGATTCGTCCCACCGCCCAATTGGGCTGGACATAGGGGCGCCGGTTGCGAAACTGCCCCTTCATCACCAGAGCGAAGGCGATGGCGTCGAGCCCGGCCAGCGTCAGCCACCAGAGCTGCTCGCCGGCGGGGCCGAGCATGGAGATGGCGAGGCCGGTGGCGAGGCCCGCCAGTAGAAAAGGCGCGAGCACCGGCCGCGTCCGCCCGGCGATGATGAAGGCGCGCGCCGCCACCGCCGCGAGGGCGAGGGCGCCGATCGCGCCGAGATCGAACCACACCTGAAAGACGAGGCTGCGCGGCGTCTCCTGATCGAGATAATGGCCGAGCACGCCATAGATGGCCGCGCCGAAGCCATGGCCGAGCAGCGCCCGCGGCCCGTCGCCGATGAGGATGTGGCCCCACACCAGCAGCGGCTCGAGTGCGGCCGGCGGATGTTCCGGCAGCGCATAGGCGGAAAGGATCGCCGCCAGCGGCGCAACGAGAATCGCCGTCGCCGCCAGCAGCGCCAGCAGGCGCGAGACGCGCCGCGCCTTGCCGAAGGATAAGGCGAGGACCAGCGCTCCGACGATCAGCGCCGGAAGCGCGGCGGGCGAGCGGGCGAGGGCGCAGGCGGCGACGGCCGCAGCCGCGACCACGCCGGCCGAGATCCACCGCCCTCGCAGCGCCAGAGCGCCGAGCGCGGGCCACAGCACCAAAGCGAGGCCGAGGCCGGCGCGCTGCAGCGGGTCGCTGTCGAGATCCGCCGGCGGCGCCAGCGGATGCGCGAGGAGCGCGACGGCGAGCAGCGCCCCGGCCGCGGCGGCGGTGCCGATCGGCAGAAGATTGAGATTGGAGGTCTTGGTGCGGGCCGGCAGCAGCGCGCAGGCGGCCGCCACCAGCGCCAGCGTCGCCGCGCTCTTGCCGAATCGCTCCGCCGGACCGGAGCCGAAGGGCGTCCAGGCCAGCGACAGGCCGGTCCAGCCGACGAAGAACAGCGCTGCGAGCGTCGTCGGCTTCAGCGCCAGAGCGATGATCTGGCCGAGCCGGCGTGAATCCGGCGCGAGGCTCGCCGACAGCAGCAGCAGCGCCGCGCCGATCGGCAGCAGGATGTAGATCGTCTGCCGGGCGAGGATCGGCGCGACCTGAGAGATGATGAACAGCAGCATGATGCTGAGCCGCGCCAGCAGGCGCGCCGCCTCGGTGGCGGGATCATCGATGGTGCGTCGCGATAGGTTCGGCATGGCGGAAGGCGCCGGCGGTTGCGGTGACAGTGCGGAGTCTACAGGCGAAGGCGCGACGAATCCATGGAGGATGAGCCGGTTGCGCTGCGGTGGAGCGAAAGCGGCGTTATTTTTTCTCCGACTGTGTCTCTTTTGCCCATTCCGTGCAGACTAGCGCATCCGGCTCGCGCGGAGCATATGCTCGCGCCAAGGATGCGAGCTCCTCTCGCGGCAAGAGTCGGGCCAGCGCCCACACGGCGGCTCCGCGCGTCACCGGCGAGGCATGGTCGAGCAGCGGCCGCAGAGCGGCGGAAAGGCGCGCCTCGCCGCTGTTGCCGATGGCGATCGCCACATTGCGCAGGAACCGCGCATGGCCGAGCCGCTTGACCGGCGTCGCGGCGAAGAGCGCGCGAAAGCCCGCATCGTCCAGCGCGGCGAGCCCTGCGAGCGGCATGGCGTCCAGTTCGGGACGCAGAGCGAGCCGGGCGTCGCGAGCGGCCCGCGCGAATTTGTTCCAGGGGCAGACGGCGAGGCAGTCGTCGCAGCCGAACACGCGATTGCCGATGGCGGCGCGCAGCTCGCGCGGGATCGGGCCCCTGTGCTCGATGGTGAGATAAGCGACGCAGCGGCGCGCATCGAGCCGATAGGGGGCGGGAAAGGCGTTCGTCGGGCAGATGTCGAGGCATTTGCGGCAGGAGCCGCAATGATCGCGCTCCGGCGCGTCGGGCGCGAGCGTCAGATCGGTGAAGATCGAGCCGAGGAACAGCCAGGAGCCGAAGCGGCGCGAGACGAGATTGGTGTGCTTGCCCTGCCATCCGAGCCCGGCGGCCTGCGCCAGCGGCTTCTCCATCACCGGAGCCGTGTCGACGAACACTTTGGCGTCGCCGGCCCCGGCGCGGGACAGCAGGAAGGCGGCGAGCTGCTTCAGCCGGCCCTTGATCACCTCATGATAATCGCGCCGGCGGGCGTAGAGCGAGATCGCGCCATGGTCGCGGCGCGCGAGATCGGCGAGCGGGTCCCCGTCCGCGCCGTAATTGGCGCCGAGCAGCACGATGGAGCGCGCCTCGCTCCACAGGCCCTGCGGCGCGGCGCGGCGCTCCGGCGTCGCGGCCATCCACTCCATATCGCCATGGGCGCCGCTGGCGAGCCAGGCGGCGAGACGCTCGCCGGCCTGCGGCGGCGCGCTCGCGGGGGCGATGCGGCAGAGATCGAAGCCGAGCGCCGCGGCCTGCGCGCGCAGCGCCTCCTCGAGGCTCAGAAGTCGAGATCGGCGTAGCACGCCGCCGGCGTCGTCCCCACGGCGCGGTCCGAGAGCAGCGGGCGAAAGGCCGGGCGCGATTTGATCCGCTGGTACCAATGCTTGACCGTCTCGTATTCGTCCCATGGAACGTCGCCCAGATAATCGGCGCAGGAGAGATGCGCGGCGGCGGCGAAATCGGCGAGGCTCAAGGTCTCGCCCGCCAGCCAGTTCCGCGCCCCGGTCAGATAGCCGATGTAGCGCATATGGGGACGAATATTGGCGCGCGCGACGCGCAGCAGATCCATGTCCGGCGCGCCGCCGCCGATCTCGGGAGCGAGAAAGCGCTTATAGACTTTCTCGGTGACCAGCCAATTGGTCACCTCCTCGTAGAATTTGAGGTTGAACCATTCGGTCAGCCGCCGCGTCTCGGCGCGCTCGCGCGGCGTTTGCGGCAGCAGCCGCAGGCGGTTGAGCTCGGGGTCCGCGGTCTCCTCGAGATATTCGGCGATCACCATGGCGCCGGAGACGACGGTTCCATCGTCGTCGACCAGCACCGGCGTGCGGCCGGCCGGATCGAGAGCCAGGAACTCGCGGCGGCGCTCGGCGGCCCTCTCCTCGATCAGCGTCGTCTCGATCGCGTGCTCGGCGAGGATCAGCCGAACGAAACGCGAATGCGGACACAGCGGATGATGATAGAGAGTGGCCATGGAGCCTTGGTCTGACAGCGCGACGCCGCAGCGGGGGAACAAGACGCGGCGCTGCGGAAATTTTCGTATAGGCCCGGCCGCGCGGCGCGACAAGCGCAGCCATTGCCGCGCCGAGGGACCGATATCGAACGTCATCCTGTTGAGATTTTATACAATTTTATCGTTCGTCGGCGGCGCCGGCGAGCTTTGCGGCTCCGCGTCATTTTCGGCGGTGGCGTTAGCGAATTCTTGACGGCGCCGGCGCAGGGGAAATGAGCTCGGCCGGCCGCGGCCGCGCGTGCGAGCGCGCACAGGGCGGGCATCGACGGGCGCCCGCGCGGCGGGCGACAGGCGCGGGCCAGTGGGGTGGGACGCAGCAAAGAGCGTAGAGTCGACGGCGCCGGCCGCCTCCTCTCCCCGCAGGCGCTACGGCATGCACACATATATCGAAGGTGAAAAATGTCTTCGAAATCAAGAGGAAATTACAGGCTGAGCAGCGGGGTTTCGCTTTCACAACCGCCTCGAAGCCATATTTTTCCCTTCGAGTTTCCGCAAGTCGTTGAGGCGACTCGAGAAGATGTGTGCATGCCGTAGCCCGCAGGCGGGGAGAGGAGGCGGCGGACATGGTTGTTCTTGTCCGAAAGTCGCTATGATCTCGGCCGACCGCGACATCGCCGAGGTGGCGGCGCCTATGCCGACAGCCGGCGCGAGGCGTCGTCGCCGACCTTCGCGTCGAGTCGCGTGACGCGCAGCGGCAGCGCGCCCTTCGGCCGCGTCGTGAAGCTCGGCGCCAGCTCGAGGCGATGGCCGGGCGCGGTCTCGAAGCGGAACGCGCGCACGAGAGTCGCCAGGATCGCCGTCATCTCCAGCATCGCGAAGCCCATGCCGACGCAGATGCGAGGCCCGGCGCCGAAGGGCAGGAAGGCGTAGCGCGGCCGCGCCTTCACTTTGTCCGGCGCGAAACGGTCGGGGTCGAAGCCGAGCGGCTCGTCCCACAGCGTCTCGTTGCGATGCAGGCACCAGGTGATGATGTAAATCGGCTCGTTCGCGCGCACGTGATGCGGCCCGAGCGTCGTGTCGGCGCGCGCCTGACGGCCGATCGCCGCCGCCGGCGGAAACAGCCGCATCGACTCCTGCAGAACCTGCCGCGTGAAGGCGAGAGTCTCGACCGTGTCGGCGCCGATCTCGGCGTCGCCGCAGAGGCGGCAGACCTCCTCGCGCAGGCGCTGCTGCGATTCCTGGTCCTTGGCGAGCAGCCAGAGGCTCCAGGCGAGCGCGACCGCCGCCGTCTCATGGCCGGCGAGCAGGAAGCCGTGAATATTGGCGACGAGCTCGCTGTCGTCGAGCGCGCGGCCGGTTTCCGGATCGCGCGCCGAGAGCATGAGGCCGAGAATATCGCGCCTGTCGTCCGCCACGGCGCGCCGGGCGGCGAGCAGCTTGTGCGTCTCGGCGCGCAGAAAGCGCGTGGCGCGGCGCGCGGCGAGGAAGCCCGGATAGGGCGTCAAATCCGGCGGCAGATGAAACATCGCCGCCAACATGCGCCAGCCGACGCCGCCGAGCACGGGACGCAGCGCCGCGATGAAGCCGTCGCGATCGAAATCCTCCGCGGCGCCATAGACCGCCTTCTCGATCACAGCGAAGGTGGTGCGTGACATGGCGTGCATGATGTCGACGCTCGCGCCCTGCTCGAGGTCGCGCCACTCCTGCGCCTGCGCCTGCGCGCAGCGAGAAAAATGCGGAACGAGCGCGAGAATATTCTCGTGGCGGAAGGCGGGCGACAGCGCGCGCCTCTGCCATTTCCACTCGGCGCCCTCCGAGAAGAACAGGCTGTCGCGCTCCACCGGGCCGGCGAGCGCCCTGCTGACCACCTCGTCGCGGCGGAAGGCGTCGGCGCGGGAGACCAGCAATTCCTCGATGAGCGCCGGACTCGCCACATAATGCATGCGCGGCACGATCTCGAGAAAGCCTTCGGACGTCCAATAGTCGGAGCGATAGGCCTGCGTCGGATAGTTTTCGAGGAAGTTGCGGCTGACCGCCAGAAAGGAGGGCGTCGCACGCGGCGTGAAGGGAAGGAAATCGGGATCGTGAAACATGCCGGCTCTCCATCGCAAGCCATTGTTCACGATCCTATCAGATGTCCGCCCTCGATCAAAAAGGGGCCTCCGCCTGCGCGTGTCCAAAGTCGGCTTGTTGCGCCGCCGCCGCGCCCACTGTAGACGGCGCTGTCCGCGCTCCCATCTAATCCGCCATGTCCGTTCTCTCCGTCTATTTCCGCGTGCTGCGGCAGCTCGAGCCCGAGGCGCGGCTCGCCGCCGGCCTCGTCGCGGCCAATCTGGCCGTCGCCATCGCGCAATTCGCCGAGCCCATGCTGTTCGGCCGCGTCATCGACGTGCTCACCAAGGCTCAGGTCGCCAGCCAGCGCCTCGCCTGGAGCGACCTCCTGCCGCTGCTCGCGGCCTGGGGCGGCTTTGGCCTCTTCTCCATCGCCGCCTCGGTTCTGGTCGCGTTGCACGCCGACCGGCTCGCGCATCGCCGCCGCCTCGCGGTGATGGCCGGCTATTTCGAGCATGTGCTCGACCTTCCGTCGAGCTTCCATTCCGTCGCGCATTCGGGCCGCCTGCTCAAGGTGATGCTCGAGGGCGCCGGCGGCATGTTCGGCCTGTGGCTGTCCTTCTTCCGCGAGAATTGCGCCTCCTTCGTCGCGCTGTTCGTGCTGCTGCCGGCGACGCTCCTCGTCAATTGGCGGCTCGCGGCGCCGCTCATCGTCCTCGTCGCCGCCTTCGGCCTGCTCTCGGCTTTCGTCCTGCGCCGCACGCAGGAACTGCAGAGCGCGGTGGAGCGGCATCACTCAGATCTCGCCGAGCATGCCTCCGACACGCTCGGCAATGTCGCCGTGGTGCAGAGCTTCACCCGCATCGACAGCGAGACGCGGGCGCTGCGCCGCATCATCGACGAGCTGCTGGCGGCGCAGATTCCGGTGCTCTCCTGGTGGGCGCTGGCGGCGGTGGCGAGCCGAGCTTCGGCGACGCTGACGCTGCTCGTCATCTTCCTGCTCGGGGCCTGGCTGCACCTGCAGGGCCTCGCCTCGATCGGCGAGATCGTCGCCTTCATGAGCTTCGCCACAATGCTGATCGGCCGGCTCGAGCAGGTGGTCGGCTTCCTCAATGTGCTGTTTCTGCTCGCGCCCAAGATCGGCGAGTTCTTCGCCATTCTCGACACGCGTCCCGACGTCGCCGACCGCGAGGGGGCGCGCGAGATGGGCCGGCTCGACGGCGCCGTCGCTTTCGAGGCCGTGAGCTTCTCCTATGACCGCGCCCGCCTCGCGCTGCGCAATGTCTCCTTCTCGGCGCGGCCCGGCGAGACCATCGCGCTGGTCGGCGCCACGGGCTCGGGCAAATCGACGACGCTCGGCCTGCTGCACCGGGTGTTCGATCCGAAAGAGGGCCGCATCACCATCGACGGGGTCGACATTCGCGACATGACCCTGGCCTCGCTGCGGCGGAACATCGGCGTCGTGTTCCAGGAGCCGATGCTGTTCGCCCGCTCGATCGAGGAGAATCTGCGCGTCGGCAAGCCGGATGCGAGCGAGGAGGAGATCGCCCGCGCCGTCGAGCTGGCGCAGGCGCGCGATCTCGTCGCGCGGCAGAGCGACGGGCTGGCGACGCGCATCGGCGAGCGCGGCCGCACGCTCTCGGGCGGCGAGCGCCAGCGCCTCTCGATCGCTCGCGCTCTGCTGAAGAACCCGCCGATCATGATCTTCGACGAGGCGACGAGCGCGCTCGACGCGACCACCGAGCGCCAGCTGCAGAAGGCGCTGGAGGCCGCGACGCGCGGCCGCACCACTTTCATCATCGCCCATCGCCTCGCCACGGTGCGCCACGCCGACCGCATTCTGGTGCTGGACCAGGGCGAGATCGTCGAGAGCGGGACCTTCGACGAGCTGGTGGCGAAGGGCGGATTGTTCGAGCAGTTGGCGCGCGCGCAATTCATCGGCTCGCGGGAGGCGGGGGTGGACGCGGCGCAACAGTGATCGCGCCGACATGGGAGAATGACAGCGGGAGAGGGACGCGCCCTTTCCGCGCGAAGATCTACGACGGATTACGGCCGCGCCGCGGGGAGGGCGCGCCCATTTCGCCGATTGACAGGGCCGCGCCCTTGCCGCCTATAGCCGGCAATCCTTGGAGCCACGATTCATGCCGCACACCGGTCTCGAGAACATCATCACCACCGCCTTCGAGGACAGGGCCAATATCGACGCCTCGACGCAGGGCGACATTCGCCACGCGGTCGAGAGCGCGCTGCGCCTCCTCGATTCGGGCAAGCTGCGCGTCGCCGAGAAGATCGAGGGCGAGACCGGGCCGTCCTCCTGGAAGGTCAATCAATGGCTGAAGAAAGCCGTGCTGCTCTCCTTCCGCCTCAATGACATGAGCGTGATCGAGGGCGGGCCCGGCGGCGCCACCTGGTGGGACAAGGTTCCGTCTAAATTCGCCGGCTGGGGCGCGGCCGAGCATAAGGCGGCGGGCTTCCGCTCCGTGCCGGGCTCCGTCGTGCGCCATTCCGCCTATGTGGCGCCGGGCGTCATTCTGATGCCCTCCTTCGTCAATCTCGGCGCCTTCGTCGACGCCGGGACCATGGTCGACACCTGGGCGACGGTCGGCTCCTGCGCGCAGATCGGCAAGAATGTGCATCTCTCGGGCGGCGTCGGCATCGGCGGGGTGCTGGAGCCGCTACAGGCCGGCCCCACCATCATCGAGGACGATTGCTTCATCGGCGCGCGCTCGGAGATTGTCGAGGGCGTCGTCGTGGGCAAGGGCGCGGTGATCTCCATGGGCGTCTTCATCGGCGCCTCGACCAAGGTGATCGACCGCGCCACGGGCCAAATTCACACCGGCTATGTGCCGCCCTATTCGGTGGTGGTGTCCGGCAATCTGCCCGGAAAGCCGCTGCCGGACGGCTCGGCCGGCCCGTCGCTCTATTGCGCCGTCATCGTGAAGACGGTGGATGCGCAGACGCGCGGCAAGACCGCGATCAACGAGCTGTTGAGGGACTGATGGCGGCGCCCTTTCGCGACCGGCTGGTCTTCCTGTTTCGCACCGAGGCGGGTCGCATCGACCGCGCGGACTGGCGGCTCGGCGCCGCCATCCTCGCGGCGCCGCTCGTCCTGCTGACGCTGGCGATGTGGGCGCTGCTGCCCTACACGTTCCACGATCTCGCGACGACTCCACTGTTCGTCTGGCAGACGATGATCGCCTATTTCTACCTCTGCCTTTATGCGCTCGCGGTGCTGGTGATCGCCGCGAGCTTCGTCAATCTCTCGGCCAAGCGCTTTCGCGCGCTCGGCCGGCCGGCGCCCGTGGCGCTCGCCGCCGCGTTGCCGCTGGCGGCGCTGCTCGCCGCCTCGGCGCATTTCATGCAGCCGCATGTCGCGGACGCCATGCCGCGCTGGCAGGTGACGATTTTCGACCTGATCCTCGCCGCCATGGCGCTGTGGAGCGCCTATGAGCTCGGGGTCCGCGACGAGGCTGCGCGCTGAGGCGTCAGCTCTTCTTCGGCGCCATGATCTCCTGCTTGCTGAAATTGCTGAGATCGCCCTCGGCGGCGGCGGCCCGGCGCCATGATCTGGCGATGGCCGGATATTTGATCTCGACTTGGATTTTCGAGACCCCCTGGTGAAGCTTCTCGCTGCCGCAGGACGGGCATGCCGGCGTGTCCGAGGCGCGAACCAGAAGCTCGAATTCCGCGTGGCAATTCTCGCATTGGTAGGAATAGAGCGGCATTCTGTTCCTCTTGATCGTTTTTGTCGGGCGCGCCGCCCGGCCGGGGCGGCGCCTAAATATAATGCAAACACCGTGCCGCTTCTGCGTGCCGGAATCAGGGATGCACCCGCTTCAAGTATTCGTCGAAGAGCGGCACGGTGAATGCCGTGTCTCCATGCGCCGGACTAAAGATCATTCCTTTTTTTATCAAGGAGCTGCGCACCGGCGCGATACTTTCCACGAAGACGCCGAGTTCCGACGCGACGTCGCCGGATCTGTGGGGGCCTGGGCCGAGCGCGGCCATCGCGAAAAGATAGTCCTTTTCCCTTGGGGTCAGGCGGTCGAAACGAACCCGAAAAAAGCTCTCATCGAGATTTTTGAGAGCTGTTGCGCTTGCTTGCTCGACGTCAGCTTTCGTGATTGGCGAGTTTTGCGCGATGTTCCACGCATGATAACCCCATTCTTGCAAAAAATATGGATAGCCTTGAGTAAGCCGAATAACAGAATCGACGGCGCTTTGTTCAAAACTGACACCTTCACGACGCGCAGGCTCTAAAAGAGCGGTTGCGGCGTCCTCATAGGACAGCTTATCGATTTTAGGGTAGTCGAAAAGTCGCTCGGCGTAAGACTTCGAGCGACCGGCAAGCCCGACGAGCTGCGGAAGGCCGGCTGCGATCAATACTATTGGAAGCTGCTTTTGCGCAACGCGGTGCATCGCCATTATCAATGCGCTAAACTCTACCTCTGGGACATACTGCAATTCGTCGATTATGATTGCGACTGACGATTGGCGGGATTTTGCAGCAACACCGATGGCCTCGACGAGATCGGGCAGATCGGCCTCCAAATCGCCACTATCGGCGGACCCGACCTCCGGATCCACTCCGATGTCGAAGCCCTCCCAATTGACTTTCACCGTCGATATAAACGATCGCAAGACCATCATGCCTCGCTTAACCGATTCGTTCACCATTTCCTTCGTATCGAGTTTGAACAAAATTTTTCTGAGACATGGTATTAAAAGTTCAGGAAGGCTTTTCCCTTCCGGTGACTCTAGCAATATGGCGACATACCCGCTTTTTTCGGCAATTTCCTGTATTTTATTCAAAAGCACCGTTTTGCCTACGCCACGCAGGCCGACCAGCATGAAGCTTTTTGCTTGGCGACCCATCTTTACTCGCGCAAGCGTGGTCTTCGTCTTTTGAATGAGCTCGTCTCGGCCTGCCAGCTCAGGGGGCTGGCTACCTGCGCCCGGCGCATAGGGGTTCGTGACGGCGTCCATAGCGACCTTACCAATCTTATTGATCTTATTGTCATGGAGGATAAGATAAGTAATATACATAAGGACGTCAAGCGGCGATCGGTCGCAGATCCACTTATGGAACGGCTTTCGCTTGCCCTCGTATCGCGCCTCTCGCCCGTCACCCCCGGAGCCCATGACCACCGCCCGATACAAAGCCCGCTTCATTCCCTCGCTCGATCAGGTCGACGCGGGCGAATGGGACGCGCTCGCCAATCCGCCGGGCCTCACGCCGGAAGAGGCCGAAGGGGAGCGCTACAATCCCTTCATCTCCAGCGCCTTTCTGCTCGCGCTCGAGCGCTCGAAATCGGTCGGCGCGCGCACCGGCTGGACGCCGCTCTACACGCTGCTCGACGATCCCGATGGGCGGCTCGTCGCCGCCGCGCCCTCCTATGTCAAAATGCACAGCATGGGCGAATATGTCTTCGATTTCGGCTGGGCGCAGGCCTATGAGAACGCGGGCGGGCGCTATTATCCCAAGATTCAGGTCGCCGTTCCGTTCACGCCCGCGACCGGACGTCGTCTTCTGGTCGCCCGCGACGCGCCGGAGGGCGCGCGCGAATCCCTGATCGCCGCGCTGCGCGCCTTGCGGCAGGCGGCCGAGGCCTCCTCACTCCATGTCACCTTCGGGACGAAGGCCGAGACGCGTGCGCTCGAGGGCGCCGGCTTCGCGCCGCGCGTCGGCGAGCAGTTCCATTTCCTCAACGAGAACTATCGCGATTTCGACGATTTCCTCGCCGCGCTGTCCTCGCGCAAGCGCAAGACCATCAAGCGCGAGCGCCGCGACGCTTTGGGCGACGATCTCTCCATCGATCTGCTCAGGGGAGCCGACATAAAGCCCGAGCATTGGGACCGCTTTTTCGCCTTCTACATGGACACGAGCGGGCGCAAATGGGGGCGGCCCTATCTCACGCGCGATTTCTTTCATCAGATCGGCGCGACCATGGCGGAGCGCGTCCTGCTGGTGATGGCGCGGCGCGGCGATGAGCATATCGCCGGCGCCATTAATTTCCTCGGCGACGACGCCATCTATGGCCGCAATTGGGGCGCGCTGGAGGAGCGGCCCTTCCTGCATTTCGAGGTCTGTTATTATCAGGCGATCGAATACGCCATCCGCCACGGCTATCAGCGCGTGGAGGCGGGGGCGCAGGGCGAGCACAAGCTGGCGCGCGGCTATCGGCCGGCGCCGACGCATTCGGCGCATGATTTCGCTGATGCGCGGCTGCGCACGGCGGTCGACGAGTTCCTGTCGCGCGAGAAGGTCGCGATCGACGAGGCGGTCGCCGATTACGAGGCCGGCCTGCCGTTCCGCCGCGACGGCGCGGCGCAGAGCGAATGAAACCGCGCTGAACCAGCTCATTGTTTCAGCGGCGCCTCCCGCCTCCTCTCCCCGCTCGCGGGGAGAAGCGGCGGCCGGCGGCGTTGTCGCTGGCCGAATGCGCATGTGGACCGCGTCAAGACTCGGCGAAATCTCCGGCCGATCAGATCGTCTGATTATAGGCGCCGACGCCGTCGCTCTGGCGCAGCACGGCGTCGATCGCCTGGAACATCTCCCGCATGCGCGCTTCCGACGCCGGGCTCTCGACGACGACCACCAGCTCCGGCTTGTTGGAGGAGGCGCGCACCAGACCCCAGGTGCCGTCCGCGACCGTCACGCGCACGCCATTCACGGTGACGAGATCGCGAATCTTCTGGCCGGTGAAGGCCTCGCCGTCGGCAGCCATCTTCTGGAAGCGCGCCGTCACCTCTTCGACGACCTGATATTTGCGCTCGTCGGCGCAATGGGGCGACATGGTCGGCGAGCCCCAGGTCTTGGGCAGATCGGCGTAGAGGTCGGACATGGACTTGGTCGGATTGCGGTCGAGCATCTGCAGCACATGCACGGCGGTCAGAATGCCGTCGTCATAGCCGCGGCCGATCGGCGTGTTGAAGAAGAAATGCCCCGACTTCTCGAAGCCGGCGAGCGCTTTCAGCTCGGTGACGCGGCGCTTGATGTAGGAATGGCCGGTCTTCCAATAATCCGCCTTGACGCCGCGGGCCAGAAGCTCCGGATCGGTGCCGAAGAGGCCGGTCGATTTCACATCGACGACGAAGGTCGAGCCCGGATAGAGCTTGGCGAGA
The sequence above is a segment of the Methylosinus trichosporium OB3b genome. Coding sequences within it:
- the queG gene encoding tRNA epoxyqueuosine(34) reductase QueG, whose product is MLRRSRLLSLEEALRAQAAALGFDLCRIAPASAPPQAGERLAAWLASGAHGDMEWMAATPERRAAPQGLWSEARSIVLLGANYGADGDPLADLARRDHGAISLYARRRDYHEVIKGRLKQLAAFLLSRAGAGDAKVFVDTAPVMEKPLAQAAGLGWQGKHTNLVSRRFGSWLFLGSIFTDLTLAPDAPERDHCGSCRKCLDICPTNAFPAPYRLDARRCVAYLTIEHRGPIPRELRAAIGNRVFGCDDCLAVCPWNKFARAARDARLALRPELDAMPLAGLAALDDAGFRALFAATPVKRLGHARFLRNVAIAIGNSGEARLSAALRPLLDHASPVTRGAAVWALARLLPREELASLARAYAPREPDALVCTEWAKETQSEKK
- a CDS encoding glutathione S-transferase family protein; its protein translation is MATLYHHPLCPHSRFVRLILAEHAIETTLIEERAAERRREFLALDPAGRTPVLVDDDGTVVSGAMVIAEYLEETADPELNRLRLLPQTPRERAETRRLTEWFNLKFYEEVTNWLVTEKVYKRFLAPEIGGGAPDMDLLRVARANIRPHMRYIGYLTGARNWLAGETLSLADFAAAAHLSCADYLGDVPWDEYETVKHWYQRIKSRPAFRPLLSDRAVGTTPAACYADLDF
- a CDS encoding cytochrome P450 encodes the protein MFHDPDFLPFTPRATPSFLAVSRNFLENYPTQAYRSDYWTSEGFLEIVPRMHYVASPALIEELLVSRADAFRRDEVVSRALAGPVERDSLFFSEGAEWKWQRRALSPAFRHENILALVPHFSRCAQAQAQEWRDLEQGASVDIMHAMSRTTFAVIEKAVYGAAEDFDRDGFIAALRPVLGGVGWRMLAAMFHLPPDLTPYPGFLAARRATRFLRAETHKLLAARRAVADDRRDILGLMLSARDPETGRALDDSELVANIHGFLLAGHETAAVALAWSLWLLAKDQESQQRLREEVCRLCGDAEIGADTVETLAFTRQVLQESMRLFPPAAAIGRQARADTTLGPHHVRANEPIYIITWCLHRNETLWDEPLGFDPDRFAPDKVKARPRYAFLPFGAGPRICVGMGFAMLEMTAILATLVRAFRFETAPGHRLELAPSFTTRPKGALPLRVTRLDAKVGDDASRRLSA
- a CDS encoding glucan ABC transporter ATP-binding protein/ permease codes for the protein MSVLSVYFRVLRQLEPEARLAAGLVAANLAVAIAQFAEPMLFGRVIDVLTKAQVASQRLAWSDLLPLLAAWGGFGLFSIAASVLVALHADRLAHRRRLAVMAGYFEHVLDLPSSFHSVAHSGRLLKVMLEGAGGMFGLWLSFFRENCASFVALFVLLPATLLVNWRLAAPLIVLVAAFGLLSAFVLRRTQELQSAVERHHSDLAEHASDTLGNVAVVQSFTRIDSETRALRRIIDELLAAQIPVLSWWALAAVASRASATLTLLVIFLLGAWLHLQGLASIGEIVAFMSFATMLIGRLEQVVGFLNVLFLLAPKIGEFFAILDTRPDVADREGAREMGRLDGAVAFEAVSFSYDRARLALRNVSFSARPGETIALVGATGSGKSTTLGLLHRVFDPKEGRITIDGVDIRDMTLASLRRNIGVVFQEPMLFARSIEENLRVGKPDASEEEIARAVELAQARDLVARQSDGLATRIGERGRTLSGGERQRLSIARALLKNPPIMIFDEATSALDATTERQLQKALEAATRGRTTFIIAHRLATVRHADRILVLDQGEIVESGTFDELVAKGGLFEQLARAQFIGSREAGVDAAQQ
- the dapD gene encoding 2,3,4,5-tetrahydropyridine-2,6-dicarboxylate N-succinyltransferase, producing MPHTGLENIITTAFEDRANIDASTQGDIRHAVESALRLLDSGKLRVAEKIEGETGPSSWKVNQWLKKAVLLSFRLNDMSVIEGGPGGATWWDKVPSKFAGWGAAEHKAAGFRSVPGSVVRHSAYVAPGVILMPSFVNLGAFVDAGTMVDTWATVGSCAQIGKNVHLSGGVGIGGVLEPLQAGPTIIEDDCFIGARSEIVEGVVVGKGAVISMGVFIGASTKVIDRATGQIHTGYVPPYSVVVSGNLPGKPLPDGSAGPSLYCAVIVKTVDAQTRGKTAINELLRD
- a CDS encoding FmdB family zinc ribbon protein, with amino-acid sequence MPLYSYQCENCHAEFELLVRASDTPACPSCGSEKLHQGVSKIQVEIKYPAIARSWRRAAAAEGDLSNFSKQEIMAPKKS
- a CDS encoding ATP-binding protein, which gives rise to MKRALYRAVVMGSGGDGREARYEGKRKPFHKWICDRSPLDVLMYITYLILHDNKINKIGKVAMDAVTNPYAPGAGSQPPELAGRDELIQKTKTTLARVKMGRQAKSFMLVGLRGVGKTVLLNKIQEIAEKSGYVAILLESPEGKSLPELLIPCLRKILFKLDTKEMVNESVKRGMMVLRSFISTVKVNWEGFDIGVDPEVGSADSGDLEADLPDLVEAIGVAAKSRQSSVAIIIDELQYVPEVEFSALIMAMHRVAQKQLPIVLIAAGLPQLVGLAGRSKSYAERLFDYPKIDKLSYEDAATALLEPARREGVSFEQSAVDSVIRLTQGYPYFLQEWGYHAWNIAQNSPITKADVEQASATALKNLDESFFRVRFDRLTPREKDYLFAMAALGPGPHRSGDVASELGVFVESIAPVRSSLIKKGMIFSPAHGDTAFTVPLFDEYLKRVHP